The following proteins are co-located in the Flectobacillus major DSM 103 genome:
- a CDS encoding ankyrin repeat domain-containing protein: MKATILQIILSCLLFSCSNRDELVDKSNLTGNDYRLFQNTPAWELAKAVQDENEKKIIEIVTKNPQLINYQEPKFGSTLLMLTIKNQQYKAFEILLKNNANVNIYDTYEGSSALIEAASSKYYHVKFVEALLQHGANVNDVQKIKNEPDKIKSVLMKAAKTGNINLIKLLIEKGANLNYQNSYKQTALSEAVMRERYNIVLYLLENGADYKQPIFFRPAYGIHSDQQDSKDKGKSIYLVDMLREDFFELDTDEYKYKMQIVDFLKTKGIDYRTTPIPEYIKKKAQEEYPNSWQEYLEKY, translated from the coding sequence ATGAAAGCAACTATACTACAAATTATACTTTCTTGTTTATTATTTTCTTGCTCTAATAGAGATGAGTTGGTAGACAAATCAAACTTAACTGGCAATGATTATCGTCTTTTTCAAAATACTCCAGCTTGGGAACTGGCCAAGGCTGTACAAGACGAAAATGAAAAAAAAATAATTGAAATAGTTACTAAAAATCCTCAACTCATTAATTATCAAGAACCCAAGTTTGGCAGTACCCTTTTGATGCTAACTATTAAAAACCAACAATATAAAGCATTTGAAATACTGTTGAAAAACAATGCAAATGTAAATATTTACGATACATACGAGGGTTCTAGTGCATTAATTGAAGCCGCAAGTTCCAAATACTATCATGTAAAATTTGTTGAAGCACTCTTACAACATGGAGCAAATGTAAACGATGTACAAAAAATTAAAAATGAGCCAGATAAAATAAAATCAGTGTTAATGAAAGCGGCTAAAACGGGTAACATCAATTTAATAAAATTGCTTATTGAAAAAGGTGCTAACTTAAATTACCAAAATAGTTACAAACAAACTGCACTAAGCGAAGCTGTTATGAGAGAACGCTACAATATTGTACTTTATTTACTTGAAAATGGTGCAGACTACAAACAACCTATATTTTTCAGACCAGCTTATGGAATACATTCAGACCAACAAGACTCTAAAGATAAAGGAAAGTCTATATATTTAGTAGATATGTTGCGAGAAGATTTTTTTGAGCTTGATACAGACGAATACAAATACAAAATGCAAATAGTAGATTTTTTAAAAACTAAAGGGATAGATTATCGAACAACACCAATTCCTGAATACATCAAGAAAAAAGCCCAAGAAGAATATCCTAATAGTTGGCAGGAATATTTAGAGAAGTACTAA
- a CDS encoding RHS repeat domain-containing protein, producing the protein MFTSSKYSYTRITVSHYKFSNYSIPSISDNVRINTGHFITIPTGKIATAGSLFNAGTLQNYGTLNLGSLSVNTNAGILQTLDYKYHIRGGLKGINLDANNNLTNSLFSYKLDYEEDGTYYDGNIRNQYWKSNIDGIQRAYQYNYDGASRITVATYGSTKAGENYALNNVTYDANGNILSLSRNGATNTNYTSFGNVDNLSYTYQTNSNKLLKIQDATIGNPDLGDFRDGTNTDNDYEYWEDGSLKKDKNKKIASITYNYLKLPKTITFDNGRTITTQYDAQGSKLKKIDSNGETTDYEEDEIYVNNVLYQTSHDEGRIVNGIYEYNITDHLGNLRIAFKDSSGIAAPLQSLFYDPWGLSMKGMAITRNPTNFNKFQFLNRETQFETGYIDLIHRQFDPSIARFISQDPVIEGQEHLSLYQYSWNNPILKSDPDGMWPGETYWNILRDYMKDYVKDKIGWNYLKPHERKYAKEHAVNAIRAKFISEDAERLANTLGDNTLMNGTTVDAEIRHDGGIKNAIKHAFWMASMTRSLGLSAATELGTLHEKGQLGALTEMDKANNAVGIEIGEGLNIRSENSEILSKVLNTGMQGNLSIVTFDKDGKTPIVTKINLSEKKYEKHTQIIKNIIKIMQKQESEQRIYHGGD; encoded by the coding sequence TTGTTTACTAGTTCAAAATATAGTTATACTAGAATCACAGTCAGTCATTACAAGTTCTCAAACTACAGTATCCCAAGCATCTCTGACAACGTCCGTATCAATACAGGTCATTTCATCACCATTCCTACAGGCAAAATAGCCACCGCAGGAAGTTTATTCAATGCAGGTACATTACAGAATTATGGTACATTAAACTTAGGTAGTTTGTCGGTAAACACCAATGCAGGAATATTACAAACCCTTGATTACAAATACCATATCAGAGGCGGGCTAAAAGGCATCAACCTCGATGCCAATAACAACCTAACCAATAGCCTATTTAGCTATAAACTAGACTACGAAGAAGACGGTACATACTACGACGGAAATATCAGAAACCAATATTGGAAAAGTAATATCGACGGTATCCAAAGAGCCTATCAATACAACTACGACGGGGCTTCTCGTATCACCGTTGCCACTTATGGAAGTACCAAAGCTGGTGAAAACTATGCACTAAATAACGTAACTTATGATGCCAATGGCAATATCCTTAGTCTTAGTAGAAATGGGGCAACAAATACCAATTATACCAGTTTTGGCAATGTCGATAACCTAAGTTACACCTATCAAACCAATTCTAATAAGCTCCTAAAAATTCAAGATGCCACCATTGGCAATCCAGACTTAGGCGATTTTAGAGATGGTACTAATACCGATAATGATTATGAATATTGGGAAGATGGTAGTCTGAAAAAGGATAAGAACAAAAAGATAGCCTCTATCACTTACAATTACCTCAAACTCCCCAAAACAATAACATTCGACAACGGAAGAACTATTACCACCCAGTATGATGCACAAGGCTCAAAACTCAAAAAAATAGATTCTAATGGCGAAACAACCGATTATGAAGAAGATGAGATTTATGTAAACAACGTTTTATACCAAACCTCCCACGATGAAGGACGAATTGTCAATGGTATCTATGAGTATAATATCACAGACCACTTAGGTAATCTAAGAATAGCCTTCAAAGATTCCTCTGGTATAGCCGCACCTCTTCAAAGCCTATTCTACGACCCTTGGGGTTTGTCGATGAAAGGGATGGCAATTACACGAAATCCTACTAATTTCAATAAATTCCAATTCCTAAATAGGGAAACGCAATTTGAAACAGGATATATAGACCTGATTCACAGACAGTTTGACCCTTCTATTGCAAGATTCATAAGTCAAGACCCTGTAATAGAAGGACAAGAACACTTATCTTTATATCAATATAGTTGGAATAATCCGATCCTCAAATCTGACCCTGATGGGATGTGGCCTGGAGAGACATATTGGAATATATTACGAGATTATATGAAAGACTATGTAAAAGATAAAATTGGATGGAATTACTTAAAACCTCATGAACGTAAATACGCTAAAGAGCATGCTGTTAATGCAATAAGAGCAAAATTTATTTCCGAAGACGCAGAAAGACTTGCAAATACCTTGGGAGACAACACTTTAATGAATGGAACAACCGTTGACGCTGAGATAAGACATGATGGGGGCATAAAAAATGCTATCAAGCATGCTTTCTGGATGGCATCAATGACAAGATCACTAGGTTTAAGTGCAGCTACAGAATTAGGCACATTACATGAAAAAGGCCAACTAGGAGCTTTAACCGAAATGGATAAAGCTAATAATGCAGTAGGAATCGAAATTGGAGAAGGTTTAAATATCAGATCCGAAAATTCAGAAATATTATCGAAGGTATTAAATACTGGAATGCAAGGGAATTTATCTATTGTCACCTTTGATAAAGATGGTAAAACACCAATAGTAACTAAAATCAATTTATCAGAAAAAAAATATGAAAAACATACTCAAATCATCAAGAATATTATTAAAATCATGCAAAAACAGGAATCTGAACAGCGTATTTATCATGGAGGGGATTAA
- a CDS encoding TolC family protein, with protein MKSYFVWIIGFCLLSSPIIAQSSDSLKISISDAEQQFVKNNLTLLAQKYNIEASKAAIIQAKLLPNPEINIEQTLNTTPTIANDAMIGAFGQRAFQVQQLIQLAGKRNKQVNIAKINAEITDYQFFEILRGLSYQLRTSFYAIHFLQKTLTTYEQEIVTLARLISAYQEQVLKGNVPQKEVIRLQSFLVTLETERSSILMDIADNQATFKVLIGDVSAKPIEPIVDEKVLGDMDLDNLKLADLTNTATDGRFDRKMQEATVRLASANLALQKSLATPDITVGYSYDRAGSYLNNYHALTVSMSLPIFNKNQGNIKIAENEILANKQYLAQTDVQITNDVLQALLKAKEAERLYRTLDKNYLPSFNKLIDGVIENYQKRNVTLIEFTDFLESYKNTVSQINSLNNTRIQAFENLNFVVGKKVL; from the coding sequence ATGAAGTCCTATTTTGTGTGGATAATAGGCTTTTGTCTTTTATCGAGTCCGATAATAGCACAATCGTCTGATTCCTTAAAAATTTCGATTAGCGATGCTGAGCAACAGTTTGTCAAAAACAATTTAACCTTGCTAGCACAGAAGTATAATATAGAAGCCTCAAAAGCGGCAATTATACAAGCTAAGTTACTACCCAATCCTGAAATCAATATTGAGCAAACCCTCAATACTACACCAACAATTGCCAATGATGCTATGATTGGGGCTTTTGGGCAACGTGCTTTTCAAGTTCAACAACTGATTCAGTTGGCTGGCAAACGCAATAAGCAAGTAAACATTGCTAAAATCAATGCCGAAATTACTGATTATCAGTTTTTTGAAATCTTGAGAGGACTTTCGTATCAGTTGCGTACTAGCTTTTATGCGATTCATTTCTTACAAAAAACCTTGACTACCTACGAGCAAGAAATCGTAACCCTCGCAAGGTTGATTAGTGCTTATCAAGAGCAAGTTCTGAAAGGTAATGTACCTCAAAAAGAGGTAATTAGGCTACAATCATTCTTAGTAACCCTAGAAACAGAGCGTAGTAGTATCTTGATGGACATAGCTGATAATCAGGCTACATTTAAGGTACTAATAGGAGATGTAAGTGCCAAACCTATCGAGCCAATTGTAGACGAAAAGGTTTTGGGCGATATGGATTTGGATAACCTGAAGTTGGCTGATTTGACCAACACAGCTACCGACGGCCGTTTTGACCGCAAAATGCAAGAAGCAACAGTACGCCTTGCTTCGGCTAATTTGGCTTTACAAAAATCATTGGCAACCCCCGATATTACGGTAGGTTATAGCTATGACCGTGCAGGAAGCTACCTCAATAATTATCATGCCCTTACGGTGTCGATGTCGCTGCCGATATTCAACAAAAATCAAGGAAATATCAAAATTGCAGAGAACGAGATTTTGGCTAATAAACAGTATTTGGCACAAACCGATGTCCAAATTACCAACGATGTCCTACAGGCTTTATTAAAAGCCAAAGAAGCTGAAAGGCTGTATAGAACGCTCGATAAAAACTATTTGCCTAGCTTTAATAAGCTAATAGATGGAGTAATCGAGAACTATCAAAAGCGCAATGTAACCTTGATAGAATTTACAGATTTCTTAGAGTCGTATAAAAACACCGTTAGTCAAATTAATTCACTTAATAACACCAGAATTCAAGCATTTGAAAACTTGAATTTTGTAGTAGGTAAAAAGGTTCTTTAA
- a CDS encoding RHS repeat domain-containing protein: MNANNNLTNSLFSYKLDYEEDGTYYDGNIRNQYWKSNIDGIQRAYQYNYDGASRITVAIYGSTKAGENYALNNVTYDANGNILSLSRNGATNTNYTSFGNVDNLSYTYQTNSNKLLKIQDATIGNPDLGDFRDGTNTNNDYEYWEDGSLKKDKNKKIASITYNYLKLPKTITFDNGRTITTQYDAQGSKLKKIDSNGEPTDYEEDEIYVNGSLYQISHDEGRINAQGQYEYNTTDHLGNLRVSLKDSAGIAVPLQSLFYDPWGLSMKGMQINKNYANFNKHQYNGKELQLETGWNDFGARMYGAAEGRWFVPDPKSERMRRWSPFCAFFNNPLRYTDPDGLEPTPAEAARMAAHVYGDKKDNILIGGWQVSKKDFGLSDKDLNNSATGLKSQVYQRLKADGNLEYTYATAGTEANWKDVGADVKQPLGFSNQYTNAADNAVAISNVLGDMELTFTGHSLGGGEAALNALVTDRKAITFNAAGVGDMTKMAEGNWKTLFKSEKNINAYILLTDPLNNLQNKSPIMPDVNGRRHYLWPKDLPSTYNGHSMDNILKNFGIRQPNDYKK, from the coding sequence ATGAATGCCAATAACAACCTAACCAATAGCCTATTTAGCTATAAGCTCGACTACGAAGAAGACGGTACATACTACGACGGAAATATCAGAAACCAATATTGGAAAAGCAATATCGACGGTATCCAAAGAGCCTATCAATACAACTACGACGGAGCTTCGCGTATCACCGTTGCCATTTATGGAAGTACCAAAGCTGGTGAAAACTATGCACTAAATAACGTAACTTATGATGCTAATGGCAATATCCTTAGTCTTAGTAGAAATGGGGCAACAAATACCAATTATACCAGTTTTGGCAATGTCGATAACCTAAGTTACACCTATCAAACCAATTCTAATAAGCTCCTAAAAATTCAAGATGCCACCATTGGCAATCCAGACTTAGGCGATTTTAGAGATGGTACTAATACCAATAATGATTATGAATACTGGGAAGATGGTAGTTTGAAAAAGGATAAGAACAAAAAGATAGCCTCTATCACTTACAATTACCTCAAACTCCCCAAAACAATAACATTCGACAACGGAAGAACTATTACAACCCAGTATGATGCACAAGGCTCAAAACTCAAAAAAATAGATTCTAATGGCGAACCAACCGATTATGAAGAAGATGAGATTTATGTAAATGGCAGTCTCTACCAGATTTCGCACGACGAAGGGCGTATCAACGCACAAGGACAGTACGAGTATAATACCACAGACCATCTAGGTAATCTAAGAGTATCACTCAAAGACTCCGCAGGAATTGCCGTACCTCTTCAAAGCCTATTCTACGACCCGTGGGGACTTTCCATGAAGGGTATGCAGATAAACAAAAATTATGCTAACTTTAATAAGCACCAGTATAATGGTAAAGAATTACAACTAGAAACAGGATGGAATGATTTCGGAGCAAGAATGTACGGAGCTGCAGAAGGACGCTGGTTTGTTCCTGACCCTAAAAGCGAACGAATGAGACGTTGGTCGCCATTCTGTGCATTTTTTAACAATCCATTAAGGTACACCGACCCCGATGGATTAGAACCAACTCCAGCAGAAGCTGCAAGAATGGCTGCTCACGTTTATGGAGATAAAAAGGATAATATTCTAATAGGTGGCTGGCAGGTATCAAAAAAAGATTTTGGGTTATCAGACAAAGACTTGAATAATTCTGCCACAGGTTTGAAATCGCAAGTTTACCAGAGATTGAAAGCTGATGGAAACCTTGAATATACCTATGCTACCGCAGGAACAGAAGCTAATTGGAAAGATGTTGGTGCCGATGTGAAACAACCACTAGGTTTTTCTAATCAATATACTAATGCAGCAGATAATGCTGTAGCAATTTCTAATGTCCTTGGTGATATGGAGTTGACATTTACAGGTCATTCATTAGGTGGAGGTGAAGCAGCACTAAACGCATTGGTAACTGATAGAAAAGCTATAACATTTAATGCCGCAGGTGTTGGTGATATGACAAAAATGGCAGAAGGAAACTGGAAAACACTTTTCAAATCCGAAAAAAATATCAATGCTTATATATTGCTAACAGATCCGTTGAATAATCTCCAGAATAAAAGCCCTATAATGCCTGATGTAAATGGTAGGAGACATTACTTATGGCCAAAGGATTTGCCATCAACCTACAACGGACATAGCATGGATAACATATTAAAGAATTTTGGTATTAGACAACCTAATGATTACAAAAAATAA
- a CDS encoding efflux RND transporter permease subunit, with the protein MKKLLAFSLKYKFAVFFFTAVIVIGGVSSFMNTPIDAFPDVTNTQVTIITQWPGRSAEEIEKFVTAPLEISMNGVQKKTTVRSTTLFGLSVVVVMFDDGVDNNFARIQVNNALQGVSLPDDVEPDIQPPYGPTGEIFRYTLEGKGLTSRRLKEVQDWVVDRNLRSVPGVADIVSFGGEVKTYEISVNPTLLQDYKITPLDVFTAVEKSNINVGGDVITKNNQAYVVRGIGLLKNIQDIQNILVDNINGVPVYVKTVATVTESALPRLGQVGRGTNNDAVEGIVVMRKGENPSEVIANLNLKVVELNTKILPNGIKIQTFYNRQTLLDFCIDTVTHNLIEGIVLVTLIVLIFLADWRASLIVSMIIPLALLFAFTCLKLLGMNVNLLSLGAVDFGIIIDGTVVVVEGLIVVLAHKAEEVGMERFNKLAKMSIIKRTGSNMGKAIFTSKIIILIALLPIFAFQKVEGKMFSPLAWTLGSALLGALIFTLTLVPVMVSLLMNHNVKEKSNFVVSFVMRYSMKVFHYCFSHKKFTFIGTAIITIVGFWTLTIHGTEFLPQLNEGSIYVRATMPRSISLDESVRYANDMRKVFEGFPEVRQVLSQAGRPNDGTDPTGFYNVEFHVDIYPQKEWASKLTKAQLIEKMQEKLSIFQGVTLGFSQPIMDNVEEAVSGVKGSIAVKIYGNDFDYLESQAEKVEKVLRHVRGIEDLGIIRNLGQPELHIEMDQQKMNFYGVQTADAEAVISMAIGGQTASQLYEGERKFDIRVRFQPEYRKSEQEIRNLMVPSMSGTKIPIKQIAEVKTLTGPSLIFREDTKRFIAVKFSVRGRDMGSTIAEAQAGVAKVITNLPKGYDMKWKGDFENQQRATKRLAQVVPISMIAIFFILYIMFGSLKDAALVFSNVPFAIIGGSVALLVTHTNFSISAGIGFIALFGICIQNGVIMIEVFKENLHKRMSLMDSIQEGVKSRVRPVMMTAMMGIFGMLPAATSSGIGSESQKPLAIVVIGGMIGATILTLFIFPLFYEKVYRNK; encoded by the coding sequence ATGAAAAAGTTATTGGCGTTTTCGCTAAAATATAAATTTGCAGTATTCTTTTTTACTGCCGTAATTGTTATAGGTGGAGTATCAAGTTTTATGAATACACCTATCGATGCCTTTCCCGACGTTACCAACACACAAGTAACGATTATTACACAGTGGCCTGGAAGAAGTGCCGAAGAAATAGAAAAGTTTGTGACTGCTCCTTTGGAGATTTCAATGAATGGCGTACAAAAGAAAACAACTGTTCGGTCTACTACGCTATTCGGGTTGTCGGTAGTAGTAGTGATGTTTGACGATGGTGTTGATAATAATTTTGCTCGTATTCAGGTTAACAACGCATTACAAGGTGTCAGCTTGCCCGACGACGTAGAGCCCGACATACAGCCTCCTTATGGGCCAACGGGCGAGATTTTTAGATATACCCTCGAAGGTAAAGGCCTTACGTCGCGTCGGCTAAAAGAAGTGCAAGATTGGGTAGTTGACCGAAACTTACGGTCGGTTCCGGGTGTGGCAGATATTGTAAGTTTTGGTGGAGAAGTAAAAACCTACGAAATCAGTGTAAATCCAACCCTTTTACAAGATTATAAAATTACGCCACTCGATGTATTTACGGCTGTCGAAAAAAGTAATATCAACGTTGGGGGCGATGTAATTACTAAAAACAATCAAGCGTATGTAGTACGTGGGATTGGCTTGCTCAAAAACATTCAGGATATTCAAAATATCTTGGTGGATAATATCAATGGAGTACCAGTTTATGTAAAAACGGTTGCAACGGTAACAGAGTCGGCTTTGCCTCGTTTAGGACAAGTAGGCCGTGGTACCAACAACGATGCTGTAGAAGGTATTGTGGTGATGAGAAAAGGCGAAAACCCATCGGAAGTTATTGCTAATTTGAACCTAAAAGTAGTAGAACTAAATACCAAAATTTTGCCTAATGGTATCAAAATTCAAACTTTCTATAATCGTCAAACCCTTTTAGATTTTTGTATCGACACTGTAACCCACAACCTTATTGAAGGTATTGTATTGGTAACGTTGATTGTATTGATATTCTTGGCCGACTGGCGTGCATCGTTGATTGTATCAATGATTATTCCGTTGGCATTGCTATTTGCCTTTACGTGTCTAAAGCTATTGGGCATGAATGTCAACCTTTTATCGTTGGGTGCAGTCGATTTTGGGATTATTATCGACGGTACAGTAGTGGTAGTAGAGGGCCTGATTGTCGTGTTAGCACATAAGGCCGAAGAGGTAGGAATGGAGCGTTTTAATAAATTGGCTAAAATGTCGATTATCAAACGTACTGGCTCTAATATGGGTAAAGCGATTTTTACCTCAAAAATTATTATCCTGATAGCCCTATTACCCATCTTTGCTTTCCAAAAAGTAGAAGGAAAAATGTTTTCGCCTTTGGCTTGGACACTAGGTTCGGCTTTGTTGGGAGCTTTGATTTTTACACTTACACTTGTACCTGTTATGGTAAGTTTACTTATGAACCATAACGTAAAAGAGAAAAGTAACTTCGTGGTAAGTTTTGTGATGCGTTATTCAATGAAGGTTTTTCATTACTGTTTCTCGCATAAAAAATTCACTTTTATTGGTACGGCTATTATTACCATAGTAGGTTTTTGGACATTGACGATTCACGGAACAGAATTTTTGCCACAGCTCAACGAAGGCTCTATTTATGTACGTGCTACAATGCCTCGAAGCATTAGCTTAGACGAGTCGGTGCGGTATGCCAACGATATGCGAAAGGTTTTTGAAGGCTTTCCTGAAGTGAGACAAGTACTGTCGCAGGCAGGTCGCCCCAACGACGGAACTGACCCAACAGGTTTTTATAACGTAGAGTTTCACGTCGATATTTATCCTCAAAAAGAATGGGCTAGTAAACTGACCAAAGCCCAATTAATTGAGAAAATGCAAGAAAAGCTTTCGATTTTTCAAGGGGTAACATTAGGCTTTTCACAGCCTATCATGGATAACGTTGAAGAGGCCGTTTCGGGGGTAAAAGGTTCTATTGCCGTAAAAATCTATGGCAATGACTTTGATTATTTAGAAAGTCAAGCCGAAAAAGTGGAAAAAGTACTACGTCATGTACGTGGTATTGAAGATTTGGGTATTATCCGAAACCTAGGCCAACCCGAATTACATATTGAAATGGATCAGCAGAAAATGAATTTTTATGGTGTACAAACCGCCGATGCTGAAGCCGTAATTTCAATGGCAATTGGTGGGCAAACCGCCAGTCAGTTGTATGAAGGTGAAAGAAAGTTTGATATCCGAGTGCGTTTCCAACCTGAATATCGTAAATCAGAGCAAGAAATTCGTAACCTAATGGTTCCGTCTATGAGCGGCACTAAAATTCCTATCAAACAAATTGCCGAAGTTAAAACGCTTACAGGGCCAAGCTTGATTTTCAGAGAAGATACCAAACGTTTTATTGCTGTGAAGTTTTCGGTACGTGGCCGCGACATGGGTAGTACCATTGCCGAAGCTCAGGCTGGAGTAGCCAAAGTAATTACCAATTTACCCAAAGGCTACGATATGAAGTGGAAAGGGGACTTCGAAAACCAACAACGAGCTACAAAGCGTTTGGCACAGGTAGTACCTATTTCAATGATTGCGATTTTCTTTATTCTTTATATCATGTTTGGGAGCTTAAAAGATGCCGCCTTGGTGTTTTCCAATGTACCATTTGCCATCATTGGGGGGTCGGTAGCCTTGCTGGTAACCCATACCAACTTTAGTATTTCGGCAGGTATTGGTTTTATTGCCTTGTTTGGTATATGTATCCAAAATGGAGTAATCATGATAGAGGTGTTCAAAGAGAACCTCCATAAACGAATGTCGCTCATGGATTCTATTCAGGAAGGGGTAAAATCGAGGGTACGGCCAGTAATGATGACCGCCATGATGGGTATTTTTGGGATGTTGCCTGCCGCTACGTCGTCGGGTATAGGTTCAGAATCACAAAAGCCATTGGCGATTGTTGTGATTGGAGGTATGATTGGTGCAACGATTTTAACCTTATTTATTTTCCCACTTTTCTACGAAAAAGTGTATAGAAATAAGTAA
- a CDS encoding efflux RND transporter periplasmic adaptor subunit, with product MKKHIIYISVALAFLSVSACTSTQADTETKDEKPFELSARLKQELSLATATLEPIQTQLQLTGKVTPYEDKQVKVSPLVDGVIEKISANLGDFVGKGQTLAIVHSSEVADVENQTVGSTSDLLSAQKNLQVQKDMYKAGLASEKDVTFAQNDLLKAQGSLKRAKEVASIYNVKNAFYTLKAPIAGYVIEKNNAISDKMSFHEGETGAFFTIADLSQIQIVANVYEADIAKVRVGSPVEVKLISYPDMVLKGKIDKMSNALDPETRTLQVRINLANPHFLMKPEMFAQVNVSFSTDTRSIAVPSSSIIFDQNKNFVVVYKDDQHMEVREVQIAKQNANKTYITSGLKEGEKVMNKNQLLVYNALIE from the coding sequence ATGAAAAAGCATATCATATATATATCAGTAGCGTTGGCATTTTTATCTGTATCGGCATGTACCAGTACTCAGGCTGATACCGAAACAAAAGATGAAAAGCCTTTTGAGCTTTCGGCTCGATTAAAACAAGAATTAAGCTTAGCAACAGCCACATTAGAGCCCATACAAACCCAATTACAGCTAACAGGAAAAGTAACGCCTTATGAAGATAAGCAGGTGAAAGTTTCGCCTTTGGTCGATGGGGTTATCGAAAAAATTAGTGCCAACTTAGGCGATTTTGTAGGCAAAGGACAAACTTTGGCTATCGTACATTCGTCGGAAGTAGCAGATGTTGAAAACCAAACCGTAGGGTCAACCTCCGATTTGTTGTCGGCACAAAAGAATTTACAAGTTCAAAAAGATATGTATAAAGCAGGCTTAGCATCGGAAAAGGATGTTACGTTTGCTCAAAATGATTTGCTAAAAGCTCAGGGGTCGTTGAAAAGAGCCAAAGAAGTAGCTAGTATCTATAATGTAAAAAATGCTTTTTATACCTTAAAAGCTCCTATTGCGGGTTATGTTATCGAAAAAAACAATGCTATTTCTGATAAAATGTCTTTTCATGAAGGCGAAACAGGTGCATTTTTTACCATTGCCGATTTGTCGCAAATCCAAATCGTAGCCAATGTTTATGAGGCCGATATTGCCAAAGTAAGAGTAGGATCGCCAGTAGAGGTTAAATTGATTTCGTACCCCGACATGGTACTAAAGGGTAAAATAGATAAAATGAGTAATGCCCTCGACCCCGAAACACGTACTTTACAAGTGCGTATTAATTTGGCCAACCCTCATTTTTTGATGAAACCCGAAATGTTTGCTCAGGTAAATGTAAGTTTCAGCACCGATACCCGCAGTATTGCTGTGCCGTCGTCGTCAATCATTTTTGACCAAAACAAAAATTTTGTTGTGGTTTACAAAGACGACCAGCACATGGAAGTGCGTGAGGTACAAATTGCCAAACAAAACGCTAATAAAACCTACATTACAAGTGGCCTCAAAGAAGGTGAGAAAGTAATGAACAAAAATCAATTGTTGGTTTATAATGCTCTTATTGAATAA
- a CDS encoding DeoR/GlpR family DNA-binding transcription regulator, which produces MSVNLLKKERKDLILKEINVHTRVSFAELVEVLNVSEDTIRRDLNELSEEGAIIKIRGGAMSKAYHHSSQLKETYAHNAKLQIAQKALSLLKDGMLILVGGGTTIRELVKILPDDLKVTFMTVNPLTAVELLDKPNVEIILIGGQLSRYSQMAVGGEVHLRLSEMKADLCILGTNAIDAKGGLTDSDWETVQVKKTMIKAADKVAVLSISEKLNSVMKMKVADLSEINYLITELPADALELMAYQNQTITVL; this is translated from the coding sequence ATGTCGGTTAATCTTTTAAAGAAGGAGAGAAAGGATTTGATTTTGAAAGAAATCAATGTGCATACTCGGGTATCTTTCGCAGAATTAGTGGAGGTATTAAATGTATCGGAAGATACGATTCGTCGGGACTTGAATGAACTGTCGGAAGAAGGGGCTATTATCAAAATACGAGGCGGTGCTATGTCCAAAGCCTATCACCATTCGTCGCAGTTGAAAGAAACGTATGCCCATAATGCTAAATTGCAGATAGCTCAGAAAGCATTATCGCTTTTGAAAGATGGTATGCTAATATTGGTAGGTGGGGGTACAACCATTCGAGAATTAGTAAAAATCCTTCCCGATGATTTGAAGGTTACCTTCATGACTGTCAATCCATTAACGGCTGTAGAATTGCTAGATAAGCCTAATGTCGAAATTATTTTGATAGGAGGGCAGCTTTCTCGTTATAGCCAAATGGCCGTTGGGGGTGAAGTACACCTAAGATTGTCGGAAATGAAAGCTGATTTGTGTATTTTGGGAACAAATGCCATCGATGCCAAAGGTGGCCTAACCGACTCTGATTGGGAAACTGTGCAGGTAAAAAAGACCATGATTAAAGCTGCTGACAAGGTAGCGGTATTGTCTATTTCTGAAAAACTCAACTCAGTGATGAAAATGAAAGTGGCCGATTTATCAGAAATTAACTACCTCATTACCGAACTCCCTGCCGATGCCTTAGAGTTAATGGCTTACCAAAACCAGACAATAACTGTACTGTAA